One window from the genome of Bubalus kerabau isolate K-KA32 ecotype Philippines breed swamp buffalo chromosome 17, PCC_UOA_SB_1v2, whole genome shotgun sequence encodes:
- the LOC129631215 gene encoding EP300-interacting inhibitor of differentiation 2, whose translation MSELPAGQGVPRAGAANDNGYVRQAEVGGRRREPAPAQPVEARDRPMAAAGEGPMASPEEGPVPEAREGPMAVSREGLGAAAREARMAEVARLLAEPAEEEGPEGRLRSRPGNGPGLAALPYLRLRHPLGVLGINYQQFLRHYLEHYPIAPGRIQELEGRRRRFVEACRAREAAFDAEYQRNPQRMDFDILTFSITLTASEIINPLIEELGCDKFISRE comes from the coding sequence ATGTCCGAGCTGCCCGCGGGCCAAGGTGTCCCACGGGCGGGCGCAGCAAATGACAACGGCTACGTCCGGCAGGCGGAGGTAGGCGGCAGGAGGCGGGAGCCGGCCCCCGCGCAGCCTGTAGAGGCCAGGGACCGTCCGATGGCGGCGGCCGGAGAAGGTCCGATGGCTTCACCCGAGGAAGGTCCAGTGCCGGAGGCCAGGGAAGGTCCGATGGCGGTGTCCAGAGAAGGCCTGGGGGCAGCGGCCAGGGAAGCCCGGATGGCAGAGGTCGCCCGATTGTTGGCGGAGCCAGCGGAGGAAGAGGGTCCCGAAGGCAGACTCCGGTCCAGGCCCGGGAACGGCCCAGGCCTGGCTGCGTTGCCATATCTCCGCCTCCGTCACCCACTTGGCGTTTTAGGAATTAATTACCAGCAGTTCCTCCGCCACTATCTGGAACACTACCCGATTGCTCCCGGCCGAATTCAGGAGCTTGAAGGACGCCGCAGGAGATTTGTGGAAGCCTGCAGAGCCAGGGAAGCGGCGTTTGACGCCGAATATCAGCGGAATCCACAGAGGATGGATTTTGATATTTTAACATTTAGTATAACTCTGACTGCATCTGAAATTATCAATCCTCTGATAGAAGAACTTGGTTGTGATAAATTTATCAGTAGAGAATAG
- the SELENOV gene encoding selenoprotein V, with amino-acid sequence MNNQPRTPAPTPARASTPVRGSTLRRTSIQVRTPTPGPDSGPTRITTLVRTPALIRTLTPIRTPTPVPPSTPVRTPIPVRTPTPDPPSTPFRTPTPVRTPTPVPLSTPVRPPTPVRPPTPVRPPTPVRPPTPIGTPTLIQSPTPVQIPIPDPIPTPIPSRVLIPPLESLPDSALPSGPPLELEPTLSVSPAKNLEPSPRVKQVSSAANGFPPIQEPLPALTPLATDLRSPSRGSPLRTDTSTTKLIASSSGHVPGTPILGAIQAILPVPATTLASISGELQEENKIMIRVVYCGLUSYSLRYILLRKSLEQQFPNSLIFEEEISAQATGEFEVFVDGKLIHSKKNGDGFVDEVKLQTIVNLLNEELKKKVAGN; translated from the exons ATGAACAACCAGCCGCGGACCCCAGCCCCTACTCCGGCCCGGGCCTCGACTCCGGTCCGGGGTTCGACCCTGCGCAGGACCTCCATTCAGGTTCGGACTCCGACACCTGGCCCGGACTCGGGCCCGACCCGGATCACGACTCTGGTCCGGACGCCGGCTCTCATCCGGACCCTGACCCCCATCCGGACCCCAACTCCGGTCCCCCCCTCAACTCCGGTCCGGACCCCAATTCCGGTCCGGACCCCAACTCCAGACCCGCCCTCAACTCCGTTCCGGACCCCAACTCCGGTCCGGACCCCAACTCCGGTGCCGCTCTCGACTCCGGTCCGGCCCCCGACTCCCGTCCGCCCCCCGACTCCCGTCCGGCCCCCGACTCCTGTCCGGCCCCCGACACCGATCGGGACCCCGACACTGATCCAGTCCCCGACTCCGGTCCAGATCCCAATTCCGGACCCGATCCCAACCCCGATCCCATCTCGGGTCCTGATTCCTCCCTTGGAATCCCTCCCCGACTCGGCTCTGCCTTCGGGCCCGCCCCTGGAACTTGAACCCACGCTCTCTGTGTCACCTGCCAAGAATCTTGAGCCAAGCCCGAGAGTGAAGCAAGTTTCATCAGCCGCCAATGGATTTCCTCCCATCCAAGAGCCCCTTCCTGCTCTTACTCCATTGGCCACCGATTTACGGTCCCCATCCCGCGGGTCCCCTCTGAGGACAGACACATCGACCACCAAGTTGATAGCTTCTTCTTCTGGACATGTCCCAGGGACGCCCATCCTAGGGGCCATCCAGGCCATCTTACCGGTTCCTGCCACTACATTAGCCTCCATCAGTGGGGAACTCCAAGAGGAAAACAAGATCATGATTCGAGTGGTTTACTG TGGCCTCTGAAGCTACAGCCTGCGG TACATCTTACTGAGAAAGAGTCTGGAGCAGCAATTTCCAAACTCTCTAATCTTC gaggaggaaatatcTGCTCAGGCTACAGGGGAGTTTGAAGTGTTTGTGGATGGGAAACTGATACATTCAAAGAAG AATGGTGATGGCTTTGTGGATGAGGTCAAGTTACAGACAATTGTCAACCTGCTCAATGAGGAGCTCAAGAAAAAGGTAGCAGGCAACTAG